A stretch of Eleutherodactylus coqui strain aEleCoq1 chromosome 2, aEleCoq1.hap1, whole genome shotgun sequence DNA encodes these proteins:
- the LOC136611414 gene encoding uncharacterized protein: MEAFDRLLELVRRDLTYQDTHMRKAITAEERLLITLRFLATGESYASLHLQFRVGKSTITEIVRCTCSAIWQKLQPIVMPSPTEDTWQHVAAGFQDVAKFPNCIGAVDGKHVRVLQPAHSGSKFYNYKKFFSIVLMAVADAHSKFVCIDVGAYGSTGDSRVLRTSQIGMQILRDGVSLPAPQPFPGTTHPVPFVMVSDEAFPLLPNLLRPYPRRGLNARKRIFNYRLSPGTSRG, translated from the exons atggaggcctttgaccgccttctggagctggtgcgccgggatCTTACGTACCAGGATACGCACatgaggaaggcgatcactgcagaagaaaggctgctcatcacccttcg cttcttggccacaggagagagctatgcatccctgcatctccaatttcgtgttggtaaatctaccatcaccgaaattgtgaggtgcacatgcagcgctatctggcagaagttgcagcccatcgtgatgccttcacctaccgaGGATACTTGGCAAcatgttgcagcaggctttcaagatgttgccaaatttcctaactgcataggcgccgttgacggcaaacatgtgcgtgtgcttcagccagcccactcaggctccaaattttataattacaaaaaatttttttctattgtcctgatggccgtggctgatgcacatagcaaatttgtttgcatcgacgtcggcgcctatggcagcactggagattctcgggtgctgcgaacttcacagattgggatgcaaattcttcGAGATGGCGTTTcgctcccagccccacaacctttcccgggaaccacacatccagtcccctttgtgatggtatcggatgaggctttcccgttgttgccaaacctgttgcgcccatacccacgaagaggactgaatgcccggaaaaggatttttaattatcgGCTGAGCCCGGGCACGTCgcgtggttga